GCCTACACCTCACTCCAGGAAAGGGCAACTCAGGTAACCCACTCAAACACCGGAAAGGCTGCCGGGAAATATGAGCCAGTGCTGGAAGGAATTCTCTCTTCCATTGCTGCCGATGAAGCAAGACATTATGCTTTTTACCGAAAGGTTATGAAGTCTCTCTTTTCGATTGATACCAACAGGGCGCTTGAATCTGCTCTGAACATCCTGCCTTCAATCGAAATGCCCGGTTTAAGCATGCCCAATTTTAAGGAAATGGCTGATGTGGTAAGGAGATCGGGAATATACGGTCCGTGGGACTATAAAAAGATAGTTGAAGATGTTTTGAAGTTTTGGGAAGTGGAGGCTCTGACCGGATTGAATGAAGCCGGAAGAATTGCACAGGATAAACTGCTCGCCATCCCCAAACGGTTAAAACAGGTAGCTGAATATATCGACAGACGAGTGGACACAAAGTCCTTCTCATTTGACTTTATCTATCACAGAGTGTTCGCAATTTAATATTATTTATTTTATATAACTTGCCGCGTTTGGCTTTATTTTTCTTTGCGGTTTTATTTGTTTATTTTTGTAACTTATGAATTTCAAAGAAGATACAATCACGGCAATTGTCACTCCTCTTGGAGTCGGCGCCATTTCTGTCATCAGGATCAGCGGTGAAAATGCCATTTCCGCCGCTGACCGGATATTCCAGGGTAACCAGTCACTCATTAGCGCAGCTTCCCACTCCCTTAAATACGGGAAAATTATCTCTCCCGACGGCGAAAT
The sequence above is a segment of the Bacteroidota bacterium genome. Coding sequences within it:
- a CDS encoding acyl-ACP desaturase, encoding MNSAPSLESESRSKAEVLQTLETEVAAMMDEHLQKRRLWFPSDFLPADEKMSDDELKNIQLLRERARGMDDSVRVSVALGLLTEEGLPHFHRLLSTYLGDESVWKTWNSIWTAEEDRHGGILRDYARDSRLFNFRCVEIMQYAYQEAGFRPDWDKDPYRVFAYTSLQERATQVTHSNTGKAAGKYEPVLEGILSSIAADEARHYAFYRKVMKSLFSIDTNRALESALNILPSIEMPGLSMPNFKEMADVVRRSGIYGPWDYKKIVEDVLKFWEVEALTGLNEAGRIAQDKLLAIPKRLKQVAEYIDRRVDTKSFSFDFIYHRVFAI